One Nocardia iowensis DNA window includes the following coding sequences:
- a CDS encoding winged helix-turn-helix domain-containing protein, whose translation MNLLLVEDDPRIVEALAMSLARLGYDVDHLAGASADLRRRVARADAVVLDIGLPGEDGFAVCRAIRRWSSIPILMLTARSDDIDTVAGLEAGADDYVVKPVSPRVLDARIKAVLRRNVAAAPESERAEPIVAATELGLRIDRLAAEVTRDGVPLNLSPTEKRLLFALADHPGQVLSREQLLELAWNQGFLGDSSLVDNAIYRLRAKIGGGHEANHIETVRGFGYRFRAAP comes from the coding sequence GTGAATCTGCTACTGGTGGAGGATGATCCGAGGATCGTCGAGGCGCTCGCCATGTCGCTCGCACGTCTGGGATACGACGTGGACCACCTCGCCGGGGCATCGGCGGATTTGCGTCGGCGGGTGGCGCGGGCCGACGCGGTCGTCCTCGATATCGGTCTTCCGGGGGAAGACGGGTTCGCCGTGTGCCGGGCCATACGCCGATGGAGCTCGATCCCGATTCTCATGCTCACCGCCCGTTCCGATGATATCGATACGGTCGCCGGACTCGAGGCCGGTGCGGACGATTATGTGGTCAAACCCGTGAGTCCGCGGGTTCTCGACGCCCGGATCAAGGCAGTCCTGCGCAGAAATGTGGCCGCCGCACCGGAATCCGAGCGTGCCGAACCCATCGTCGCAGCCACCGAACTGGGTCTTCGCATCGATCGCTTGGCCGCGGAAGTGACCCGCGACGGCGTTCCGCTGAATCTCAGCCCGACGGAGAAGCGGTTGCTGTTCGCGCTTGCCGATCACCCCGGTCAGGTACTGAGCCGCGAACAGTTGCTGGAATTGGCCTGGAATCAGGGCTTTCTCGGAGATTCCAGCCTCGTCGACAACGCCATCTACCGGCTCCGCGCGAAAATCGGTGGCGGACACGAGGCAAACCACATCGAGACGGTGCGAGGATTCGGGTATCGTTTTAGGGCCGCCCCGTGA
- a CDS encoding TetR/AcrR family transcriptional regulator, translated as MNPKERRAARHLRPNPDGPKPSRRTVEQVIDTALRVIAAEGYEALTMRRLATALDTGPASLYNHVVNKADLDELLIGRLCTELVLPEPDPAAWRKQIRGVCTQLRDQYLKYPGISRAVLAMAPTDLEIVRVSEGMLAILLAGGVVPQAAAWACDALLLYVAAYCLEVSIAEQRSAQDDGIWVRERDELLRRFAALPAETFPHTTRHAAEITAGEGHDRFDFTLALMIDGLAHR; from the coding sequence GTGAACCCGAAAGAGCGGCGCGCGGCGCGCCACCTGCGACCGAATCCCGACGGCCCCAAGCCCTCGCGTCGCACCGTGGAGCAGGTCATCGACACCGCGCTGCGCGTCATCGCCGCCGAGGGCTACGAGGCGCTGACGATGCGCCGCCTGGCCACTGCGCTCGATACCGGGCCCGCCTCGCTCTACAACCATGTGGTCAACAAAGCCGACCTCGACGAATTACTCATCGGGCGGCTGTGCACCGAACTCGTGCTGCCCGAGCCCGACCCTGCGGCCTGGCGAAAGCAGATCCGCGGGGTGTGCACCCAGCTGCGCGATCAGTACTTGAAATACCCCGGTATCTCCCGCGCCGTCCTCGCGATGGCACCCACCGACCTGGAAATCGTGCGCGTCAGCGAAGGAATGCTTGCGATCCTGCTGGCGGGCGGCGTCGTCCCGCAGGCCGCGGCCTGGGCCTGTGACGCCCTTCTGCTGTACGTGGCCGCCTACTGCCTCGAGGTCTCGATCGCGGAGCAGCGGTCGGCGCAGGATGACGGCATCTGGGTCCGCGAACGCGACGAACTGCTGCGTCGCTTCGCCGCCCTGCCCGCCGAGACCTTCCCCCATACCACCCGCCACGCCGCCGAGATCACCGCCGGCGAGGGCCACGACCGGTTCGACTTCACCCTCGCCCTGATGATCGACGGCCTCGCACACCGCTAA
- a CDS encoding sensor histidine kinase: MVSVACATAVLTGGALAVKTRNWVYEGAQEAVFSEFRHDMQNYFGKGQFVTVDELSSEYTVTVDGVVVRQGETRIGEFSSGLREGLDRSSDIYLFERLPGQRVGVGYAVAERDRPEAGHLSVYTIRKLDGVPEKLNQLAWIISVSVLGCAVLGALLGFGLTTSIVRPLRRIENAARRVADGEAISALPDTTLTELRDVTTTFNDMVDRQREIVRGLVEQDERAQRFVSDVAHELRSPLAALVPAAEVLDEELTDRDGDIGTAARLIGSEINGLARLVEDLLEMSQRDQGHAVVLSETVDLVELTARTLRLRGWADTVAVTHEFGEERTIRSDPRRIEAIIANLVGNAFRHGRPPIAVVTRRGPDRVRIEVRDSGPGIPAGHVERVFERLHKVSESRTRTGGAGLGLAIARENARLLGGDLTYRRTGDTTVFSAELPTGDL; this comes from the coding sequence ATGGTCTCCGTCGCCTGCGCCACGGCGGTCCTGACGGGCGGCGCGCTGGCGGTGAAGACGCGAAACTGGGTGTACGAGGGCGCGCAGGAAGCGGTGTTCTCGGAATTCAGGCACGATATGCAGAACTATTTCGGCAAAGGACAATTCGTTACTGTCGACGAGTTGTCGTCGGAATACACCGTGACGGTGGACGGCGTCGTGGTGCGGCAGGGGGAAACCAGAATCGGAGAATTCTCCTCCGGCCTGCGGGAAGGGCTCGACCGGTCCAGTGATATCTACCTCTTCGAGCGACTGCCAGGACAGCGAGTGGGCGTGGGTTACGCTGTGGCCGAACGAGATCGCCCGGAAGCAGGCCATCTTTCCGTGTACACCATCCGGAAGTTGGACGGCGTGCCGGAGAAGCTGAATCAACTGGCTTGGATCATCTCAGTGTCGGTGCTCGGCTGTGCCGTGCTCGGCGCTCTGCTCGGATTCGGGCTCACGACATCGATCGTTCGGCCGTTGCGGCGCATCGAGAACGCCGCTCGCCGAGTGGCCGACGGCGAGGCGATCAGTGCACTGCCGGACACGACCCTCACCGAATTGCGGGACGTCACTACGACATTCAACGATATGGTCGACCGCCAGCGAGAGATCGTCAGGGGCCTGGTCGAACAGGACGAGCGCGCGCAACGCTTCGTCAGCGACGTCGCACACGAACTGCGCAGCCCCCTGGCGGCGCTCGTGCCGGCCGCCGAGGTGCTCGATGAAGAGCTCACCGACCGCGACGGTGATATCGGGACCGCGGCGCGCCTGATCGGGTCCGAGATCAATGGCCTTGCGCGGCTGGTGGAGGATCTGCTGGAGATGTCCCAGCGCGATCAAGGCCATGCGGTGGTCCTGTCCGAGACCGTCGACCTGGTCGAACTGACCGCCCGAACGCTCAGATTGCGCGGCTGGGCCGATACCGTTGCGGTCACACACGAATTCGGCGAGGAACGAACCATCCGCAGTGACCCCCGCCGGATCGAGGCCATTATCGCGAACCTCGTCGGTAATGCGTTCCGGCACGGTCGGCCTCCGATCGCCGTCGTGACAAGGCGGGGACCCGATCGAGTACGGATCGAAGTCCGTGATTCCGGACCAGGAATCCCGGCCGGGCACGTGGAGCGCGTTTTCGAGCGACTGCACAAAGTGTCCGAATCCCGCACGCGCACCGGGGGAGCGGGCCTCGGGCTAGCCATCGCCCGGGAGAACGCCCGACTGTTGGGCGGTGACCTGACCTACCGTCGAACCGGTGACACCACCGTGTTCAGCGCGGAACTGCCCACCGGGGATCTGTGA
- a CDS encoding SDR family NAD(P)-dependent oxidoreductase — protein MDTFIGRTAFITGGARGIGLGIARACARAGTTLALVDIDEDALAQAKTELSELTRTETYVLDVRDREAYARVADQVESDLGVVSLLFNNAGVTDIISPAQMDYAVWDWVMGVNIGGIYNGMQTFVPRMISRGGDSYIVNSASAAGLVFANTGFPYQASKFAVVGLTETLHAELAGYGIGISLLLPGPVATDIVRNAQRLRPEHAPAQSQKVADKLENAHGILNHIGVSIDEVGQLTLDAIREERFYIPTDDSVATALTARTEALLAAMSSARHVPEFAGWAQSPHR, from the coding sequence GTGGATACCTTCATAGGCCGGACCGCCTTCATTACCGGTGGGGCGCGGGGCATCGGCCTCGGGATCGCGCGGGCCTGCGCCCGGGCCGGTACGACCCTGGCGCTCGTCGACATCGACGAGGATGCGCTCGCTCAGGCGAAGACCGAGCTGTCGGAGCTGACCAGGACAGAGACCTACGTTCTCGATGTCCGAGACCGCGAGGCGTACGCACGCGTCGCCGATCAGGTCGAATCCGACCTCGGCGTCGTGTCGCTGCTGTTCAACAATGCCGGCGTGACCGATATCATCTCGCCCGCGCAAATGGACTACGCCGTGTGGGACTGGGTGATGGGCGTCAACATCGGCGGTATCTACAACGGCATGCAGACATTCGTTCCCCGCATGATCAGCCGGGGCGGTGATTCCTACATCGTCAATTCCGCGTCGGCGGCGGGATTGGTGTTTGCCAATACCGGGTTTCCGTATCAAGCGTCGAAGTTCGCTGTTGTCGGCCTGACCGAGACGTTGCATGCGGAACTGGCCGGTTACGGTATCGGTATCAGCCTCCTGCTTCCCGGCCCGGTCGCCACCGATATCGTCCGCAACGCCCAGCGATTGCGACCGGAGCACGCTCCGGCACAGTCGCAGAAGGTCGCCGACAAGCTCGAGAATGCCCACGGGATCCTGAACCACATCGGTGTGTCCATCGACGAGGTCGGGCAGCTGACTCTCGACGCGATCCGCGAGGAGCGCTTCTACATCCCCACCGACGATTCCGTCGCGACAGCTCTCACGGCGCGGACCGAGGCACTGCTCGCCGCGATGTCGTCGGCTCGGCACGTGCCCGAGTTCGCAGGCTGGGCGCAGTCACCGCATCGGTAG
- a CDS encoding trypsin-like serine protease: MTLRRRVSARVSLLATAGLLMVCGGFAAGSPAHAIKGGSEAGEAYGFLGSLQRLDSPREDLHVCGVALVAPRWGITAGHCARSAADSPGARPPSGRPVGWQVRFGSTTVDTGGDLVQVEQFIKKSTGIGRAADDVALLRFDRPVRQVPVAVAAERPATDTDVRIMGWGALNVECGRNYDDPLCYAKTLRQADTKVQPQQTCSLERDPDILCIGSLDGTVGPEDMDSGGPAVVRDGHQWKLVGLTEGGADTGTLQAPSMYVSVARHEDWIRGYTEGRTPVPPDSPPPIPPVNGTVTVVGCSGSVIRGSQAQPNDHVLILTAGHCVDPRPRPAEASGRRPVTQTVQVIGRDGNSVLRTKTTDLLYATMTDTDLAVYRLDATYSDLDRRGVEIFTLSDRNPAPGQRVQVLSGAWQKGFDCAVDSIVETLREGGYAQRDALRYVKNGACGPGPGTSGSPIVDSEGKIIGIHNTSAYLKNSAEDQLPPEDRTTPPAACAENNPCEVGPDGKAASHEGAHYGQRLMGLNACISQGSELQLGGSGCNLPKPTVAAGISPTASDHKPRSMTTMVVAILGGIALIGLGIGIVMIRRSR; the protein is encoded by the coding sequence ATGACTCTTCGCAGACGTGTATCCGCGCGGGTGTCTCTGCTGGCGACCGCCGGGCTCTTGATGGTGTGCGGTGGATTCGCGGCCGGTTCACCGGCACATGCGATCAAGGGTGGAAGTGAAGCGGGTGAGGCGTATGGATTCCTGGGTTCGCTGCAACGGTTGGACTCTCCACGCGAGGACCTCCACGTCTGCGGCGTCGCGTTGGTGGCTCCGCGATGGGGCATCACCGCGGGGCACTGTGCGCGCAGTGCCGCAGACTCGCCCGGTGCACGTCCGCCCAGCGGCCGCCCGGTCGGCTGGCAAGTGCGGTTCGGTTCGACGACAGTCGACACGGGCGGTGACCTGGTCCAGGTAGAGCAGTTCATCAAGAAGTCGACCGGGATCGGGCGCGCGGCAGACGATGTCGCCCTGTTGCGTTTCGATCGGCCGGTGCGGCAGGTTCCTGTCGCTGTGGCCGCCGAAAGACCCGCAACGGATACCGATGTGCGGATCATGGGGTGGGGAGCGCTGAATGTCGAGTGCGGCCGGAACTATGACGATCCCTTGTGTTATGCGAAAACTCTCCGGCAGGCCGACACGAAAGTTCAACCCCAGCAAACCTGCTCCCTCGAGCGCGATCCGGACATCTTGTGTATCGGATCGCTGGACGGCACTGTCGGCCCGGAGGACATGGATTCCGGTGGTCCCGCCGTCGTCCGCGACGGACACCAGTGGAAGTTGGTGGGCTTGACGGAAGGAGGCGCGGATACCGGCACCCTGCAGGCACCTTCGATGTACGTCAGCGTTGCGCGCCACGAAGATTGGATCAGGGGATACACCGAAGGCCGTACCCCGGTGCCGCCGGACTCGCCGCCGCCCATACCACCGGTCAATGGGACGGTCACTGTCGTAGGATGCTCCGGCTCGGTGATCCGCGGTTCGCAGGCCCAGCCGAACGACCACGTGCTGATCCTCACCGCCGGGCACTGCGTCGATCCCCGTCCACGCCCCGCGGAAGCGTCCGGGCGGCGACCGGTCACACAGACGGTCCAGGTCATCGGGAGGGACGGGAACTCGGTCCTGCGCACAAAGACGACCGACCTGCTCTACGCCACCATGACCGACACCGATCTCGCCGTTTACCGACTCGATGCCACCTATTCCGACCTCGATCGCCGCGGGGTCGAGATATTCACTCTCTCCGACCGGAATCCAGCACCCGGGCAACGGGTGCAGGTGCTGTCCGGCGCATGGCAGAAGGGTTTCGACTGCGCGGTGGACTCGATTGTCGAGACGCTGCGAGAAGGCGGATACGCGCAGCGTGACGCCCTCCGCTATGTGAAGAACGGCGCCTGCGGGCCCGGCCCGGGCACATCGGGTTCGCCGATCGTCGACTCCGAGGGAAAGATCATCGGGATCCACAACACCAGCGCCTACCTGAAGAACTCCGCCGAGGATCAGCTGCCGCCAGAAGACAGAACCACCCCACCCGCGGCCTGCGCGGAGAACAATCCCTGCGAGGTCGGTCCCGACGGGAAAGCCGCCTCCCACGAAGGCGCGCACTACGGCCAACGGCTGATGGGCCTCAACGCCTGCATCAGCCAGGGATCCGAACTTCAACTGGGAGGTTCCGGTTGCAATCTGCCGAAACCCACTGTCGCTGCCGGCATTTCGCCCACCGCCTCGGATCACAAACCCCGGAGTATGACGACAATGGTGGTGGCCATTCTCGGGGGTATCGCACTCATCGGTTTGGGCATCGGCATAGTGATGATTCGTCGCTCCCGTTGA
- a CDS encoding NADP-dependent oxidoreductase, with protein sequence MKAAQFSRFGGPEVLEIADLPDPHPGPGQVRITVRAAGVNMSDWKKRQGLMDQELPQTMGHEAAGIVDELGEGVTDIAIGDRVFGFSAANGAQAELTVLSCYAPIPPSLGFAAAAALPVAVETAARALDQLDVQSGSTLLISGASGSIGRAAVQLAVARGAHVIGTCGPGNHDLIRSLGAEPVTYGDGMAQRVRALAPDGVDRALDVAGSGILPELIDLAGGPQHVITIADFAGAQQYDVRFSKGDAGRALYMLGQIGDLVESGRFSLPVGQTFPLTEIAEAHRVGEAGQVRGKLVLLVG encoded by the coding sequence ATGAAGGCAGCTCAGTTCAGCCGGTTCGGCGGCCCGGAGGTCCTCGAGATCGCGGACCTCCCGGATCCGCATCCGGGTCCCGGCCAGGTCCGGATCACCGTGCGCGCCGCCGGTGTCAACATGAGCGACTGGAAGAAGCGCCAAGGTCTGATGGACCAGGAACTCCCGCAGACCATGGGGCACGAAGCGGCGGGCATCGTCGACGAGCTCGGCGAAGGCGTCACCGATATCGCCATCGGCGACCGCGTGTTCGGCTTCTCCGCCGCCAATGGCGCACAAGCGGAACTGACCGTGCTGTCCTGCTACGCACCCATCCCGCCGTCCCTCGGCTTCGCGGCCGCCGCCGCGCTGCCGGTCGCGGTCGAGACGGCCGCGCGTGCGCTCGACCAACTCGATGTGCAGAGCGGCAGCACACTGCTCATCAGCGGTGCTTCCGGAAGCATCGGTCGTGCCGCCGTCCAGCTCGCCGTGGCACGGGGCGCGCACGTGATCGGTACCTGCGGCCCTGGCAACCACGATCTGATCCGCTCGCTCGGCGCCGAACCCGTCACCTACGGAGACGGCATGGCGCAGCGGGTCCGTGCACTCGCCCCCGACGGCGTCGACCGGGCGCTCGATGTCGCCGGAAGCGGCATCCTGCCCGAACTCATCGACCTCGCGGGTGGCCCGCAGCACGTCATCACCATCGCCGACTTCGCCGGCGCGCAGCAGTACGACGTGCGGTTCAGCAAAGGCGACGCGGGTCGTGCCCTCTACATGCTCGGCCAGATCGGCGACCTGGTCGAGTCCGGCCGGTTCTCACTGCCCGTCGGGCAGACGTTCCCGCTGACCGAAATCGCGGAGGCACATCGCGTCGGCGAAGCGGGTCAGGTGCGCGGAAAGCTCGTGCTGCTGGTCGGCTGA
- a CDS encoding NAD(P)/FAD-dependent oxidoreductase, with protein sequence MYDVIVVGARCAGSPLAMLLARRGHRVLVVDRNAFPSDTLSTHYIHQPGIARLRDWGLLDKLIASGVPPVRRMNASPTLRGLAEIEGVTETYAPRRTVLDALLVDAARAAGAEVIERFTVTDLIWDDGRVVGVRGSSADTGEQEFRASFVVGADGRNSTVSKLVDAEYNRVIPALSFASYTYYDGLDWEPQLRFGSDPQVFGSWPTNDGRVLVAVMRLLDRYSEFRADVAGNFQQVVDQVLPEYGAQLRDAERAEPFRTLRYPDNYYRRSAGPGWALVGDAGYHKDPVTGWGISDALVYGELLADKLHAGLSGAQPIDKAVREYERLRDERTTDTFDFTCTRAEMKPPSPLEQAVVEAAGGSELGRNRYFTMVGGGMKSSEFFARDNLQALYEAAGTPAADRLFPTESC encoded by the coding sequence ATGTACGACGTCATCGTGGTCGGCGCGCGCTGTGCCGGTTCACCATTGGCCATGCTGCTCGCTCGCCGCGGGCACCGGGTGCTGGTGGTCGACCGGAATGCCTTTCCCAGCGACACCCTCTCCACGCACTACATCCATCAGCCGGGCATAGCCCGGCTGCGAGACTGGGGTCTGCTGGATAAACTAATTGCCAGCGGCGTACCGCCCGTGCGCCGAATGAATGCTTCGCCGACACTGCGCGGACTCGCCGAGATCGAAGGCGTCACCGAGACCTACGCGCCACGCCGCACCGTTCTAGACGCGCTGCTGGTCGATGCCGCGCGTGCCGCCGGCGCCGAGGTGATCGAGAGGTTCACCGTCACCGATCTGATCTGGGATGACGGGCGGGTCGTCGGTGTCCGAGGCTCTTCTGCGGACACCGGCGAACAGGAATTTCGTGCGTCCTTCGTCGTCGGCGCGGACGGCCGCAATTCCACCGTCTCCAAACTGGTGGACGCCGAATACAACCGGGTGATCCCGGCCCTCAGCTTCGCGTCCTATACGTATTACGACGGACTGGACTGGGAGCCGCAACTCAGGTTCGGATCCGATCCGCAGGTGTTCGGCAGTTGGCCCACCAACGACGGCCGGGTCCTGGTCGCTGTCATGCGCCTGCTCGACCGGTACTCGGAATTTCGCGCGGATGTGGCAGGCAACTTCCAGCAGGTGGTCGATCAGGTCCTGCCGGAGTACGGTGCTCAGCTGCGCGACGCCGAGCGTGCGGAACCGTTCCGCACGCTTCGCTATCCGGACAACTACTACCGTCGCTCCGCGGGCCCTGGCTGGGCACTGGTCGGCGACGCCGGCTACCACAAGGATCCAGTGACGGGGTGGGGCATCTCCGACGCGCTGGTCTACGGTGAGCTGCTCGCGGACAAGCTGCATGCGGGCCTGTCCGGCGCGCAGCCCATCGACAAGGCGGTGCGTGAGTACGAGCGACTACGCGACGAACGCACCACCGACACCTTCGATTTCACCTGCACGCGCGCCGAGATGAAGCCGCCCTCCCCCCTGGAGCAGGCCGTGGTCGAGGCCGCCGGCGGCAGCGAGTTGGGGCGGAACCGATACTTCACCATGGTCGGCGGCGGCATGAAAAGCTCCGAATTCTTCGCCAGGGACAACCTGCAAGCCCTGTACGAGGCGGCAGGCACGCCCGCCGCCGATCGCCTGTTTCCCACCGAATCCTGCTAG
- a CDS encoding response regulator transcription factor, producing MVAAGATDTEIAAQLYLSLSTVKTQLASITRRVSARNRVQIAARVWQAGLMDQPSG from the coding sequence CTGGTCGCCGCGGGCGCGACCGATACGGAGATCGCGGCGCAGCTGTATCTGTCGCTGAGCACCGTGAAGACACAGCTGGCCAGCATCACCCGCCGGGTCTCGGCCCGCAATCGAGTCCAGATCGCGGCCCGTGTCTGGCAGGCCGGGCTGATGGACCAGCCCTCCGGCTGA
- a CDS encoding TIGR03564 family F420-dependent LLM class oxidoreductase — MRIGIMFDYQQAGPDAISRLVDDLRQAVEEGFESAWLPQMFGMDALTALAVAGNRVPGIQLGVGVVPTYPRHPGVLAQQARTTALAVGPGRLSLGIGVSGKFVIEQMYGYDYARPVGYLREYLSVLSPLLDGQSVSYAGETIRANLALDAMGEDRIPVLVGALGSQMLRLAGGHTDGAMLWLTGPATIRSHVVPPLSAAATAAGRLAPRVVCLLPVCVTDRADEVRAVAAETFEMYGTLPNYRAVLDREGAEGPADVAVIGTEEQVAARIREIFAAGATEFVGTLFTGGESAARTRALLAELAA; from the coding sequence GTGCGCATCGGCATCATGTTCGACTACCAACAGGCCGGGCCGGACGCAATCTCCCGGCTCGTCGATGATCTGCGACAAGCCGTGGAGGAGGGTTTCGAATCCGCTTGGCTGCCACAGATGTTCGGGATGGACGCGCTGACCGCACTCGCGGTGGCCGGCAATCGGGTTCCGGGAATCCAGTTGGGCGTTGGGGTCGTGCCCACCTATCCGCGCCATCCCGGCGTACTCGCGCAGCAGGCCCGCACCACCGCACTCGCGGTCGGGCCGGGGCGATTAAGCCTGGGTATCGGCGTGTCGGGCAAATTCGTCATCGAGCAGATGTACGGCTACGACTACGCCAGACCCGTCGGGTACCTGAGGGAGTACCTGTCGGTACTGTCGCCGCTGTTGGACGGACAGTCGGTGTCCTACGCCGGGGAAACGATCCGTGCCAACCTTGCGCTGGATGCGATGGGGGAGGACCGGATACCGGTGCTGGTGGGTGCGCTGGGTTCACAGATGCTGCGGCTGGCCGGTGGCCACACCGACGGCGCAATGCTCTGGCTGACCGGACCGGCGACCATCCGTTCGCATGTCGTGCCGCCCCTGTCCGCCGCGGCCACTGCAGCCGGGCGGCTCGCGCCACGCGTGGTGTGCTTGTTACCGGTGTGCGTCACCGACCGTGCCGACGAGGTACGTGCGGTGGCCGCCGAGACGTTCGAGATGTACGGCACCTTGCCGAACTACCGCGCCGTGTTGGACCGCGAGGGAGCGGAGGGGCCCGCCGATGTAGCCGTCATCGGCACCGAGGAGCAAGTGGCGGCTCGGATCCGCGAGATATTCGCCGCGGGCGCAACGGAATTCGTCGGCACCTTGTTCACCGGAGGCGAGTCCGCCGCACGCACACGCGCCTTGCTCGCGGAACTGGCCGCCTGA
- a CDS encoding GNAT family N-acetyltransferase, which yields MQRIRTELTSSQATPVDGAGFPANLTPRGRGARGRIHPHCEQARGPRVPGVGEVKRMHVAPDFRGLHVGSRLLDCLLGQAAQRGMSTVRLDTARFMVDAQRLYRSRGFAERSPYPQTEIPQRLHDYWIFFELRTGGLVDKGVDDIVDARIRLGGNLTGHGSPAEQPQFRPDPTGRPSCSTSAAYGAAAMESIPARRALPASRAGCSTNSAQSCSARWRTGERGRTPFRRSGR from the coding sequence CTGCAACGGATTCGCACCGAACTGACCTCGAGCCAAGCCACACCGGTCGACGGGGCAGGCTTTCCGGCCAACCTCACGCCTCGGGGTCGCGGTGCTCGGGGCCGCATCCACCCGCACTGTGAGCAGGCCCGTGGACCACGCGTCCCCGGCGTCGGCGAGGTGAAGCGGATGCACGTCGCTCCCGACTTCCGTGGCCTGCACGTCGGTTCGCGTCTGCTCGACTGCTTGCTCGGGCAGGCCGCGCAGCGAGGAATGTCCACCGTGCGGCTCGATACCGCCCGGTTCATGGTCGATGCCCAACGGTTGTATCGCTCACGCGGATTCGCCGAACGATCGCCCTACCCGCAGACGGAAATACCACAGCGGCTCCACGACTACTGGATTTTCTTCGAGTTACGGACGGGTGGCCTCGTCGACAAGGGCGTCGATGACATCGTCGATGCCCGGATCCGACTCGGTGGGAACCTCACCGGACACGGTAGTCCCGCCGAACAGCCCCAATTCCGACCCGATCCGACGGGCAGGCCATCATGTTCGACGTCGGCGGCGTATGGGGCAGCAGCGATGGAATCCATACCTGCCCGCCGGGCGCTGCCCGCTTCACGAGCTGGCTGCTCCACGAACTCGGCACAAAGCTGTTCAGCTCGTTGGCGTACAGGAGAGCGGGGTCGAACTCCATTCCGGCGAAGTGGCCGGTGA